Within the Nocardioides humi genome, the region CGCGGGAGCAGCGGGCGTCCGGCGCCGAGGACGACCGGGGCGATCGAGACGATCACCTCGTCGAGCAGGCCCGCGTCGGCGAACTGGCCCGCGAGGTCGCCCCCACCGACGACCCAGACGTCGCGCTCGCCGGCGGCGGCCGCCGCATCGTCGTACACCTCGCGGATGCTGCCGGAGGCGAACCGCAGGTCGGCGCCGTCGAGGGCCGGCAGGTCGCGGGAGCTCAGCACCCAGGAGGGTTGGGAGTAGTACCACGCCTCGCCGGTGCGCTCGAGGTGCGCGAGCACCCACTCGTAGGTCGTCGAGCCCATCACCAGGGCACCGATCCGCTCGATGAACTCCTCGTAGTTCTGCGCTCCGCCCTCGTCCTGCGGCTGCCGCAGCAGCCAGTCGAGCGAGTCGGACGGGTCGGCGATGAAGCCGTCGAGGGTGGTGGCGGTGTAATAGACGGCGCTCACGCGTCCTCCCCCAGCTCGCGGCGCAGCCAGTTGATCGGGTCGCCGTCGTCGGCGTCGACACCGGCGGCGCGCAGCCAGACCCGGGTCAGCTGGCGGCGGTACGCCGAGAAGGTCAGCACGTGCGCCACGATGCTGCTCAGCACGAACGACTCCGGCGGCTCGCACAGCGCGTCGACGATCCGGTCGTCCCACGCGCCGCGCCGGTCGATGTCGCGGACGGCCGCCAGCCACCGGGCCGCGACCGCGTCGTACCTCTCCAGCAGCCCGGCCGGGCTCGGCGAGCGGTCCACGTCGGGGAAGTCGGTGCCCTCGATCGCCGCCAGCCAGACCTCCTTGGCGAACACGGTCCGCTCGAGCACCGCCGCGATCGACTCCTCCGGTCCCTCCCACGACGCCACCTCGTGGCCCGGGCCGCGGACCTCGCGCCACGCGGCGTCGGAGAGTCCCTTGGCGTGCTCGATGAGCTCGCGGGTGTCGTCGAGGTCGTGGCGGACCAGCTGGTCGGTGACAGGGTTCATCGATTGCTCCGAGGTGTGCACCCACAGGCTCGTGGGCGGATGGAAGTGGATCCCGTTGGCCGCAGGCAGCCAGACGCTGACGGCGCCCGCGCCGGCCTCGCTCGGCGGGTGCCCGTAGGCCCGCGTGAACGCCCGGCTGAATCCCTCCAGGGACTCGTAGCCCGCCTCCCACGCGGCCTCCGTGACCGGCGTGCCCCGCCGGATCCGCCACGCGGCCCGCTCGAGCATCACCCGCCGCCGCATCGCCACCGGCGCCTCCCCG harbors:
- a CDS encoding dihydrofolate reductase family protein — translated: MSAVYYTATTLDGFIADPSDSLDWLLRQPQDEGGAQNYEEFIERIGALVMGSTTYEWVLAHLERTGEAWYYSQPSWVLSSRDLPALDGADLRFASGSIREVYDDAAAAAGERDVWVVGGGDLAGQFADAGLLDEVIVSIAPVVLGAGRPLLPRRLDLQLEETARNGAFVTARYTVAGPLTEDRTG
- a CDS encoding helix-turn-helix domain-containing protein, whose protein sequence is MTGRDRLRELLDAVLDEDNRTLADMADGAFASPYHFTRVLSRDAGEAPVAMRRRVMLERAAWRIRRGTPVTEAAWEAGYESLEGFSRAFTRAYGHPPSEAGAGAVSVWLPAANGIHFHPPTSLWVHTSEQSMNPVTDQLVRHDLDDTRELIEHAKGLSDAAWREVRGPGHEVASWEGPEESIAAVLERTVFAKEVWLAAIEGTDFPDVDRSPSPAGLLERYDAVAARWLAAVRDIDRRGAWDDRIVDALCEPPESFVLSSIVAHVLTFSAYRRQLTRVWLRAAGVDADDGDPINWLRRELGEDA